The sequence GCAAGGGAAACGGTGGAGGAAGCTCAGTACAGAAGACGTTCAAGAGATTAGAAGAAGGCTTGCTTCAGAAGAGGCAGTGAAAAGCATAGCAGCTTCATTCGAAGTATCCATCGTGACTATTTACAACATAAAGAAAGGGGTCTTTTACGGTTGGTTAAAACCCTCTCAATAGATATTGAGACCTACTCCGACGTCGACCTGATCAAGTGCGGCGTGTATGCATATACCGACTCTCCGGCGTTCGAGATCCTGCTCTTCGCCTATTCGGTCGACGGTGGACCCGTGGAGGTCGTCGACCTGGCACAGGGCGAACAGCTGCCGACAGAGATCCTATCAGCGCTGACCGATCCCGCTGTCCAGAAGATCGCCTACAACGCAAACTTCGAGCGGACCTGTATCGCCCGGCACTACGGCATCAGCCAGCCGCCGGAACAGTGGAAGTGTACGGCGGTGGATGCCTCTCGGCTCGGCCTTCCCGGCTTCCTGGACGGCGTTGCACAAGCGCTCAAGCTGGACGTGCAGAAGGACTCGGCCGGTAAGGCGCTCATCAAGTACTTCTCCGTTCCGTGCAAGCCGACGCAAGTCAACGGCGGCCGTACTCGGAACCTGCCGGAGCACGACCCGGAGAAGTGGCAGCAGTACATCGAGTACAACCGCCGCGACGTGGAAGTGGAGATGGAGATCCGCAAGAAGATCGACCCGGCGCTGGACGTGAGCCCGGAAGAACAGGCTCTCTGGTCGCTCGATCAGCGTATCAACGACCGCGGCGTCCGAGTGGATCTGCAGCTGATGGAACAGGCGATTGCCTGCAATGAAAAGGTCGCGTCTGCCTTGAAGCAGCAGTCGAAACAAATTACAGGACTGCAGAACCCGAACAGCACCGCTCAGCTCAGTGGCTGGTTGGAAGAGCAAGGGCATCCGCTGCCGAACCTGCAAGCAGACACCGTGGACGACCTGCTGGCGACACTTCCGGACGGAGACGTCAAGCAGGTTCTGACCAACCGTCGGCAGCTGTCGAAAGCGTCCGTCTCGAAGTACAAGGCCATGCAGCGTTCCGTCTGTTCAGACGGCCGCATCAAAGGGTTGCTGCAGTTCTACGGAGCCGGCCGCACCGGTCGCTGGGCAGGTCGGATCGTCCAGGTGCAGAACCTGACGAAGAACTACATGAAAGACATTGAGAACGCGAGCCGGGTGGTCAAGTCCGGCCAGTTCGACGCCATCCCGCTGCTGTTCGATGAGAGTCCAAACGACATCCTGTCTCAACTGGTCCGTACAGCGCTCGTCGCGTCACCTGGTAACCGGCTCATCGTTTCCGACTTCTCGGCGATTGAAGCGCGAGTCATTGCCTGGTTTGCCGGGGAGCAGTGGCGCCTGAACGTCTTCGAGACGCACGGCAAAATCTATGAAGCGTCTGCGTCGGCCATGTTCAACGTACCGATCGAGAACATCGGGAAAGGCAGCGATCTCCGGCAGCGCGGGAAAGTCGCGGAACTGGCCCTCGGCTATGCCGGAGGAACCGGTGCTCTGAAAGCGATGGGTGCCCTCGACATGGGTTTGGAAGAAGGAGAGCTGCAAGGACTAGTAGATGCCTGGCGCGGCGCCAACCCGAACATCGTTCGGTTCTGGCACGCCTGTAACTCAGCAGCCATCGAAGCGGTGGAAGGCCGCACAGCGGTCTCCACGCACAAGCTCACGTTCGATTACCGGAAAGGCATCTTGTACATCGTCCTTCCGTCCGGTCGCCGTCTCGCTTATGTGCGACCGCGGATTGAAGAAGGCAGATTCGGGCAGCCGGCTCTCGTCTTTGACGGTCTCGACTTCAACCGCAAGTGGGGGAAGGTTGAGACGTTCGGCGGGAAACTGGTCGAGAACATCGTCCAGGCCACGGCTCGGGACTGCCTGGCCGTCTCCATGATGAACGTGGAAGCGGCCGGCTATGAGATTGTCATGCACGTCCACGATGAACTGGTCACCGACACACCGTACGGCTTTGGAAGCCTGGCCGAGGTAGAGGAGATCATGGCACAGCCCATCTCCTGGGCGCCTGGCCTGCCACTCAACGCTGACGGGTTCGAGACCGAGTTCTATATGAAGGAGAAGGACTGACGTAGTCGACAGAAGATGCGAAGGAGTGAATATCATGCTATTTGTGTGCGATATATGTGGAACAACAGACTGTGATTGCGATGAAATATGGTGCGACGAATGCGGAGAGTTGCTTCAGGATTGCGAGTGTTGATACACATCCCGAAGAAACTGCGCACTCCCTGAAACGGCATGAAAGTTACCAGCAAGTCAAAGGAGGGATCCTTATTGAAACCACCCATCAGTTTGGTCGACACCAAAGCCGATAAGCTCCAGCAGGACAAAGCCGAAGTGCAAAACGCAATCCAGTACATCACTAGCATCATACCCGAACAGATTCAGGTATTCGCCTTACACGCAAAGATGCTCAAAGCCAAAAAGGACGCCCTCATGCAGGAAGGGTTTTCCGAAGAACAGGCGATGGAGATCGTCAAGACCCGCCCCATTTTCGAATAAAAAGGAGGAACTACACATGACTGAATCGATACAGAACGCCCTACAGAAACTCCAGGAAGCGATGGTCGCCACGGCACAAGCCGCGGCTGCCGTCTCTGCGCCACCCCCGTCACTTGAAGAACAGTCGACCGAAGACCTGCTGCAGCTGATGACCGAGGCACTTGCGGAAGTGATCCGCCGGCAGCAGCCGGACCCGCTGACGCAAACACAAGCTCTCGGGAACCTACCGGTCGGCGCCATTGTTCGGGATCGACACTCCAGCTACCGCGGCGAAGTCATCCTCTGGCAGACCGCCGATCATGGTTACTACCGCCAAGGAGAAACCACGTTACTGGCAAAGAATATCCTAGCCTTCAAAGCGTTTGACGCAGCAGAGCCGGACAATCCGGATGAGTACCGATCGCGCTACGGCAACAATGACTACAACGACAGCAATCTGCTGCAGTGGCTCAACAGCGTCGGGCCGAACTGGTTCTCGCCGCAACACGCCCATGACGCGCCGCCGACAGAAGAGAACGTCAGCAGACGCCCATATGCAGACGAAGCGGGCTTCCTGACGAGTGTTTCCCAAAGACTACAGATCGAATCTGGAGACGTATTCCTCCTTTCCGCCGAAGAAGTCGGGTTGCAGGAAGGGAAACCGATGCAGCTGTTCACCGACAATGATTCCCGGAAAGCCTACCCGACCGAAACGTGTGTCGAGTTGGACGATGAAGGGGAGACGGATGAACCGGACTGGTGGTGGCTCCGCACCCCGAACGCCGCGAGTTCGTACGGCTCGCGTAGCGTCTACTCGGGTGGCACGTTGAGCGGCATCTACGCCTTCATCGGGAACTATGGTGTCCGCCCCGCTTTGAATCTGAAATCCGCTCTCCGGGTAACTGCGGAACCAGATGAACACGGCGTCTATGATCTGGTGTGGGTGTGAATTCATGGCAAAGCCGACTCACACATTCACGCTGACGGACAGTGATCGGAAACAGCTGCATCGGCGGGTGCACGAACATATCCGCCGCGGCTTCCGCCCGCTCAAGTTCTACAACATCGAAACCGAACGCAGTCAGATGACTAATTGCGGGTACAAAGACGGGTTCGGTGAATACCATCGCCAGCGAGAGTCGACCGGCAGCACCACTTACTGCGCGGTGATGTCCGGGAGGTTGAAAGAAACATGCAGAAGCTCATAGACGGGGAGTGGCACACGCCGGAAACTCTCGTCGAACAGTATAAGCGGCTGGTGTACAAACACGCCATCCGTTACGCCAAACGGGACCTGCACTTCCGGGAAGACCTGGTGCAGGTCGGGTATCTCGGACTGCTTCGTGCGTTTGAAAGGTTCGACCACGAGCAAGGTATCAAATTCATCACTTATGCGACGGATTACATCTGCGGGTATATGCAGCGGACGTTTGACCTGGAACGGGTGATCCACGTACCTGTCCAGGTTGTCCGCAACGCCTGGCGCATCGAACGCGACAACTTATGGGCATTGCCCGACGAAGACATCGCGGAGCGTCTCCGAATTACCCCGGTTGCTGTCCGTAACGCCCGTCTGTACTTCGACCATCGGCAGAGCACAGCCAGTCTGGATAAGACGGTGGACGACGAAGGCGAGCTGGACGGTCACGGTAGAGCGGGCGTACTGGATGATTACAGCATGCTGCTGATGGACAGCTACACGGAAGGGCTCAACGACCGTGAAAAACTCATCGTACAACGGCTGATGGCCGGTCAGATATATGAGGATATCGCCGCGGAATACGGCATTACGAAATCCCGCGTCGGCCAGTTGGTGCAAGGCATCCGGCGCAAAGTGAAACGAAATCAGGAGGCGATGGAATGATACAGGTATTGGATAGAGGGTACGTCCGTCTGGAAAACAAGATGGGCAGCGATTTGACGATCGTGAATAGTGCACGCGTGTCCTACGACAAGAAATCAGAGGAACTGACAGAGAAGGACAAAGGGTTGATCCGATTCTTAATACGGGAAGGGCATACCAGCCCGCTCCGACACGCCATGATGACGTTTGAGATATACGCCCCGCTAATGGTCGCTCGGCAGTGGTGGAAGTACGTGGTCGGCAGCGACCATACGATGGACAGCTGGAATGAGTCATCAAGACGCTACCTCAGCGAAGATGAACACTTCTACATCCCCGGCTCCCATGAGTG comes from Sporosarcina trichiuri and encodes:
- a CDS encoding DNA polymerase → MVKTLSIDIETYSDVDLIKCGVYAYTDSPAFEILLFAYSVDGGPVEVVDLAQGEQLPTEILSALTDPAVQKIAYNANFERTCIARHYGISQPPEQWKCTAVDASRLGLPGFLDGVAQALKLDVQKDSAGKALIKYFSVPCKPTQVNGGRTRNLPEHDPEKWQQYIEYNRRDVEVEMEIRKKIDPALDVSPEEQALWSLDQRINDRGVRVDLQLMEQAIACNEKVASALKQQSKQITGLQNPNSTAQLSGWLEEQGHPLPNLQADTVDDLLATLPDGDVKQVLTNRRQLSKASVSKYKAMQRSVCSDGRIKGLLQFYGAGRTGRWAGRIVQVQNLTKNYMKDIENASRVVKSGQFDAIPLLFDESPNDILSQLVRTALVASPGNRLIVSDFSAIEARVIAWFAGEQWRLNVFETHGKIYEASASAMFNVPIENIGKGSDLRQRGKVAELALGYAGGTGALKAMGALDMGLEEGELQGLVDAWRGANPNIVRFWHACNSAAIEAVEGRTAVSTHKLTFDYRKGILYIVLPSGRRLAYVRPRIEEGRFGQPALVFDGLDFNRKWGKVETFGGKLVENIVQATARDCLAVSMMNVEAAGYEIVMHVHDELVTDTPYGFGSLAEVEEIMAQPISWAPGLPLNADGFETEFYMKEKD
- a CDS encoding DUF6273 domain-containing protein; this translates as MTESIQNALQKLQEAMVATAQAAAAVSAPPPSLEEQSTEDLLQLMTEALAEVIRRQQPDPLTQTQALGNLPVGAIVRDRHSSYRGEVILWQTADHGYYRQGETTLLAKNILAFKAFDAAEPDNPDEYRSRYGNNDYNDSNLLQWLNSVGPNWFSPQHAHDAPPTEENVSRRPYADEAGFLTSVSQRLQIESGDVFLLSAEEVGLQEGKPMQLFTDNDSRKAYPTETCVELDDEGETDEPDWWWLRTPNAASSYGSRSVYSGGTLSGIYAFIGNYGVRPALNLKSALRVTAEPDEHGVYDLVWV
- a CDS encoding sigma-70 family RNA polymerase sigma factor codes for the protein MQKLIDGEWHTPETLVEQYKRLVYKHAIRYAKRDLHFREDLVQVGYLGLLRAFERFDHEQGIKFITYATDYICGYMQRTFDLERVIHVPVQVVRNAWRIERDNLWALPDEDIAERLRITPVAVRNARLYFDHRQSTASLDKTVDDEGELDGHGRAGVLDDYSMLLMDSYTEGLNDREKLIVQRLMAGQIYEDIAAEYGITKSRVGQLVQGIRRKVKRNQEAME